GGCCCCCGCTTTCAAAATCGCGAGGAGCGTCACGATGAAATCGATTGAGCGTTCCATCGCCACTCCCACCAGCGCGCCGGCCTTGACGCCGCGCTCCCCAAGCCGCCGCGCGAAATGATCGGCGCGAGCGTTCAGCTGGCCATACGTCAGCGTGGCGCCGCCGAACTGCAGTGCGATGGCGTTGGGTGTCATCCGCGCCTGCGCCTCAAATAGTGGGTGAACGCAGAGATCCCGTTCGTAAGGAGTTGCGGTGTCATTCCACTCGACGAGCACTCGCTGACGTTCGGCATTCGTGAGCAGCTCATAATCTCGGAGCCGATGATCTGGATTCGCAGCGACTGCGCGGAGCAGCAGGTTGAACTGCTGCAGAAACCGTTTGATGGTCTCGGCTTCGAAACGGCCGGTTTTGAATTCCACGCGGCCCTTGATGCCGCCGGGGCATTCCTCCAGCAGAAAAGTGAGGTCAAACTTGGCGGTATCGGTCGCGACGTCCTGCAACGTGGCGCAAAGGTTTCCAAGCTCCCATTCACTCTTGAATCCCCCGTGCAGTGCGAGCACCGCCTGAAACAGCGGGTTCTCCCCGCCAGCGCGATTGGGCTGCAGCGCCTTTACGACTTCCTCAAATGGCGATTCGTGATGTGCGAACGCGCTGAACGCGGAGTCGCGAACGCTTCGCACATATTCACCGAAAGTGAGGTTCCCATCGATGCGCGTGCGCAAGGGGATGGTGTCGACCAGAAAGCCAATGAGGTTCGTGGTCTCCGGCAGGTCCCGGGCCGACACGGGTGTCCCAACAATGAGATCGTTCTGTCCGCTGAGACGATGCAGGAGCATTGAGAAACCCGCGAGCAGCACCGAAAAGAGCGTCGCTGATTCCCGTTGCGCGATGCCCCGCAGGGCGGCGGTGGTTTCGCGGTCAAGGCAGAAGGGTTCCGATGCCCCGGCCGTGTCGTCTGCACAGGGTGATTTGTCGAATGGCAATTCGAGCCGCGGAAGTTCTCCGCCCAGGTATTCACGCCAGAACTCCATCTCGTCGCGCAATGTGTCGGCGCTCAGGTTTTCGCGCTGCCAATGCGCGTAATCGAGATATTGAATCGGAAGTTCGGGCAGCACAGGATCACGCCCTTCGCACAATGCGGCGTAACCCTCGGTGATCTCCTGGCGCAAGATTTCAAACGACCACGCATCGCTGATGATGTGGTGCAGCGTGAACAGCACCACATGGTGGTTGTCGCTGACCCGGAAAAGATCGACGCGAAAGAGCGGGCCCTGCTGCAGATCGAACGCGTGATGCGCTGCAGCCTGAATTGCCGTTTCCACAGCGGCCGCCGGGTTTGGCGTGGCAGACAGGTCCGAGACACGGAGGCGAATCGGTTCGAACGCTGAAATGATTTCCACGGGTTTGCCTTCGACCCGCGCAAAGGTGGTTCGCAAACTTTCCTGGCGCCGAATCACCTGGTTCACGGCGCCTTCGAATGCGGAAACGTTCAGCAAGCCCGTCAAGCGCCACGCCTGTGAGATGTTGTACGCCGTGCTCCCGGGCCGCAGCTGGTTCAGGAACCAAAGCCGTTCCTGGGCGAACGACAGCGGACACAACTGGCGGTCCTCTGCCGCAGTCGCTGCAGGCGCATTTCCAGGAGTTGCATCGGGGTGAGTCATCTGCATCAATCGATTTTGGTTAAGGCAGCGTCGAATCCGCGGCGGACGTGGCGCGCGGCGTCAGGGGCGCACGATTGACGCGGCGAATCGCAGGAGCCGTTCCTGCACGCTGTTCCACCGCCTTTGCGAGTCCCGCCACTGTCGGTGCCGTGAACAAGGTCCTGATGGGCAGGTCGGCCTTGAACGTGTCCCGCACTCGCGCCATCAATTGCAGCGCCAGCAGCGAATGGCCGCCGAGCTGGAAGAAATTGTCGTTCAATCCAACGTTCTGCACGCGCAGCACGTCGGCCCAGAGAAGCGCCAGTCTCGATTCGATTTCGGTGGGAGGCCTCGACGCCCCCGTATTCTGCGGCGCCGCGCTTTCCATGGAGGGAAGGGCCTTGCGATCCACTTTGCCGTTCGGGTGAAGTGGCAGCTTGTCGAGCCGGATGATCGACGCCGGCACCATGAAGTCGGGAAGCCTCGCAGCACAGAACGCGCGGATTTCCTCGGGGGTTGCAGCGGCGCCCTCGCGCAATGTCACAAATGCGGCGAGCGCTTTGCGCGCGCCGTTGGCGTCGTCTGCGGGTTCAAGACGCTCGAGC
Above is a genomic segment from Verrucomicrobiia bacterium containing:
- a CDS encoding phosphopantetheine-binding protein; the encoded protein is MNAADRIRRLTPEQRSLLLERLEPADDANGARKALAAFVTLREGAAATPEEIRAFCAARLPDFMVPASIIRLDKLPLHPNGKVDRKALPSMESAAPQNTGASRPPTEIESRLALLWADVLRVQNVGLNDNFFQLGGHSLLALQLMARVRDTFKADLPIRTLFTAPTVAGLAKAVEQRAGTAPAIRRVNRAPLTPRATSAADSTLP